Genomic window (Jeotgalibaca ciconiae):
CGCACGCGCATGCACTTGCACAACTGTCTCCAGCTGGTATTTCCGGAGTTGGAACAGTTCTTTTCGAATCAAATCAACCAGGAAGAACATCTCCGAAAACCGGGCCCGCAAGAAGGCGGAAGAATTAACCGCTCTGGCACAGGAGGGCTTATCCAGCCGTTGCTGAAAACAGTGTTCACTGTCAAAAGAAGAGCTACTATGCGGAAAGGGTCCAAGACCTGCTCCTCCAAAAGGAGGCACTCAAAAGCCAGATGATAGCAATGGCGAGGGAACTACCGGAACACGATTTATACATCACAATCCCAGGAATCGGTGAGCTGTCCTCGGCCTTATTAATCGGGGAACTGGGGGACATTCGACGATTCGAAACGTCCAACCAACTGAACGCTTTTGTGGGCATTGATATCCGTAGGTACCAATCAGGAAACTATATTGGCAAGGACCACATCAATAAACGCGGCAATCCGAAAGGAAGGAAAATATTGTTTTTTTGCGTACGAAACATGGTTCGCCAACAGAAAGCTGCCCCGAACCATATCGTGGATTATTACTACAAATAAAAAAAGCAACCCATCCCCAAAAAGGATAAGGTTGCAGTCGTAGCCTGCATGAACAAACTACTAAAATGTATGCATTCCATGGTCAGGAACCATACTAAGTACGACTATGCGTACACGGCCTCTAAGGGCCCATCAACAGTTTTAATATAACACAACACCCCGCAAAAAAATAGAAAAAGGGATGTTTATTTGGCATGCCTATCTTCGCATCAAGCATAGCCCCAAATCTACTCTCCAAGGGAGAGTTTAAGAAATTCATACGGATAGATAATTATTAGGCAGAAATCACTTGACTAAACGTAGGAAAGGGGCTGGGAAAAAACTCCCAGCCTCTTTCCTATACCCGAATAATGTAGCGTAAATGTGCTCAAAAAGGCAGCCCCGACGTCCACTTCACGAATCAGGCTCAGATGGTCTGCAACCATCTTGCGCTTATTCGCTCCAGTGATTCGGGGCTGAACGCCTTTTTTCCCACTCTCTAATCCGTTTATTTAGCTTTTCTATTTGAGGCATCGACACCATAAATAAAAGAGCTTTTGTTTACGTCTCCTGAGGGAATCGAACCCCCATCGCAAGAACCGGAATCTTGCGTGATATCCATTACACTAAGGAGACAACAATAGAATAATTATAGCAAAAGAGCAGCTTTTGTACAAACTATTTTTCCTATATAACAAAAAGAACTAGCAGCTGTCACTAGTCCTTCTGTTTGCTTATTTTAATGAAGCATTTTATAAAAGAAACTTAATCTCCTACCTTTATCGAATAAATTCTAAAATATGCTCCCAAGTTTCGCGTTCAAATACTTGCATCGCTTCACCATCACCTAGCACACCGTATCCTATCATTAAGCCCACAGCAAATAAAGCAACTGCCGCTACTATAAATAACAGAATAATAAAAATTGATTTAAAAATAGGTTTAAAGTCGAACTTCATAATGAACTTCCTTTACGATTAATTTCTTTGGAGTAATCTTCTAAACCAACTAGGTTCAGCTTGTTTGTCTCTCTTTTTTTTTCCAATATTTTCTAGCAAAATGCCCGTTCCTAACGCAACTGAATCTAACGACTCCGGAGAAGCAAAAACAGGAACGCCTAATTCATCACTAAACAACTGCTCAATTCCTCTAATAAGTGCGCCTCCGCCTGTTAACACAATTCCTGTATTAATAATATCAGCACCTAATTCTGGTGGAGTGATTTCCAATACTTCTTTTGCTTGTTCTACAATTAACATCAATGTATCATGCATTGCATAATATACTTCTTCTGACGTAATTGAAATCGTTCTTGGAAGCCCCGTGATCATGTCTCTACCGCGTATTTCCATATTCTCGATTTTTTCAGGAATTAAGGCAGTACCAATTGTTTTCTTGATTTGTTCGCCTGTCCTTTCACCAATCAATAGATTATGTTCACGTTTTACATAATTCATAATATCGGAATCAAGTTTATCCCCTGCTGTCTTTATCGAACTGCTTGTTACAATACCACCTAACGAAAGTACGGCAATATCACTCGTTCCTCCGCCAATATCGATTACCATGTTTCCATTGGGTTGGAAGATATCCAAACCAGCACCTACTGCTGCAACTTTTGGTTCTTCTTCAAGATAGACATTTTTTCCGCCGCTTTTTTCCGCCGCTTCAATAATTGCTTTTTGCTCAATAGTAGTGATATTTGTTGGACAACAAATTAAAATATTTGGTTTTGTCAACAACCCTTTTACGTTCAGACGATTAATAAAATGAGTAAGCATTGCTTCCGTTATATCAAAATCAGCAATCACCCCTCCTTTTAATGGACGTATAACCCGAATATTGGAAGGTGTACGGCCGACCATACGATAGGCTTCAGCTCCTACAGCTAATACACGGTTTGTTGCAGTATCAATCGCGACAACAGAAGGCTCGTTTAGAACGATTCCTTTTCCTTTAACATGGACTAACACATTCGCTGTCCCTAAATCGATTCCTATATCCTTAGCCACATTGTTCCCCTCTCACTTTGTATAGATTATTAATGTTTTTCTATTTTGTTAAAAATAATGCATCCAATTCTTTAACAGAAAGTGTGTTTCCTTCTTTCTCACTTACACGCTCAATTTCTGCTCCAAGTTTTCTGAGTTTTAAGTCAAACTCATAGTAGCCGCGATCCAAATGGTTTAAATTCGTTACACGAGTATATCCGTTTGAAACAAGCCCAGCAATAATTAACGCTGCTGCTGCTCTTAAATCAGAAGCAGCAACTTCTGCTCCCTGAAACTCTGAATTACCATATAATAATACCGTTTGTCCTTCAATTTTAAAATTCGCGTTCATTCTTCGTAGTTCTTCTAGATGCATAAAGCGATTTTCAAACACAGTTTCAGTCATCGTGCTTGTTCCTTGAGAAACCAGTTGCGCAATCGTCATCTGTGCTTGCATATCAGTAGGAAAGCCAGGATGAGGCATGGTTTTTACGTCTGTAGATTTTAAATGTTTCGGACCAATTACTTGGACGCCATTTTCTTTTTCTTTGATGATTACGCCCATCTCTTTTAATTTTGAAACAAGAGGTTTGTTATGTTCTGCAATAGCATCTTCAATAAACACATCACCATTCGTTACAGCTGCAGCCACCATGAATGTACCTGCCTCGATTCGATCTGGAATGATACTATGAGTTACTGCTTCTAATTCCTTTACTCCTTCAATCCGAATCGTTTCAGTACCTGCACCATAAACACGAGCACCCATGCGATTTAAAAAGTTCGCTAAATCAACGATTTCAGGTTCACGAGCTGCGTTTTCTAACGTGGTAGTCCCTTCAGCAAATACAGCCCCCATCATTAAGTTCTGCGTTGCTCCCACACTAGGGAAATCCAAATAAATACGAGCTCCGTGTAATTTCTCAGCATATGCTTCAACGAAGCCATTTTCTATCTTAATTTTTGCCCCCATTGCTTCAAAGCCTTTTAAATGCAAATCAATGGGTCTTGTACCAATAGCGCATCCACCGGGAAGAGCTACTTTTGCTTTACCAAGACGTGCCAATAATGGCCCCATTACCACAATAGAAGCTCTCATTTTACTTACATATTCAAATGGAGCCTCCCAGCTTACATCTCCAGTAGCATCCAATTCAATTGTACGTTCTGTTTCATTAAAATCTACATCAATATTAATATTTCTTAAAACATTATTAATTGTATAAACATCCGACAAAACAGGAACATTCTTCAAAATTGTTTTCCCTTTAGAAGCGAGGATTGTAGCCGCAACGATAGGAAGTACAGCATTTTTAGCACCATCTACTTTTACTGTTCCAACTAGACGGTTTCCGCCTCGAACAATCATTTTTTCCATTTTAAAAAATCCCTCCGAATTTAAGTACGCTCTCAATTAAGATGGAATCTTGCCATCTTTATCTCAATAATCTTTTTTTATTTTTCACGTAATATGCAACATTGTTTTATTTTCTAGTTTGTAATTAAAAGTGAGAGATTTCTAGATACTTCAAGAAAATCCAAGAAAAATGAACTTACTAAATACCCTAACGCAATGGACAGGAATACATACAAAATCCTTGCTTCTGGTATATGGTTCTTTCTAATCCACTTTTCAATTCTCACTGCTTTCAAAGCCCAAAAAGACAAAAAAATAAATAACATATGAGAGATTAATTTTAATAGACCAAACATAAACAATCCGTTCATCTGTCTACACCCCCTCATAGTCTCAAACTATACTAACATAAAATATTGAAAAAAAAAACAAGTTCAGCTTTTCTTAATAAGTTTAAAAGAAATGATGAAATTCATCACTCTTTTCCTATTATACAAGGTCTCTACCCATATAGAAACAATTTCCTTTTACAATTTCTCAAGAAAAATGACAAATCTTTTGCTTTCACATCATTTTCATAAAACTTATTTCAATTTTATAACAAAACGAGAGATTTATGAAATAATTTCATTTGCTAGGCTGTAGGGAGAAAAAAAACTAACCAACAACAGAATTGTCTACTGTTGTTGGTTAGTTTTATACCATTATAGTCTTTTTCGAGAAACACCGATCCGGTTCAAAGCTTTCGTCAATGAAACCTTTGCCCGTTGGAATTCCATATTGTTTTTCGCATTTCGTGCTTCTAACATTTTTTGTTCAGCTTCTCTTTTTGCATTTTCAGCTCGGTCGATATCGATGTCTTTTGCTCTTTCCGCTGTATTCGCAATAATATTTATTTCATTATCACGAACTTCCATGATTCCACCGTTCACTGCGATATGGTTTTGTTGCAAGTCCTCAGTCATACGAGTAACTGTCAATTCGCCAATGATTAAGGGAACAATAATTGGCGTATGATTCGGCATAATGGTAATGCCGCCGTCAGTAGATTCAGCATGAACTTCTTTTGCGTGATGTTGAAAAATAATCCCTTCCGGTGTTATTACATTCACGTTCAAAACTGCCATCTTCTACACTCCTTTATAACCCAGACTTTCCGCTTTTTCTAAAACAGCTTCAATTGAACCAACATTTCTAAAGGCTTCTTCCGGAACTTTATCATATTGTCCATTGATAATACCTTTGAAGCCGCTAATTGTTTCTTTAATTGAAACAAAAGAACCTGGAATACCGGTAAAGGCTTCTGCAACGTGAAAGTTTTGCGACAAGAAGAATTGAATACGACGCGCACGTCCTACTAATGTCTTTTCTGAGTCAGATAACTCATCCATTCCTAAAATCGCAATAATATCTTGCAGTTCACGGTATCTTTGTAAAATTTGTTGAACTTGTGTTGCCACTTCATAGTGTTCTTCTCCTACAATCTCAGGAGACAATGCACTCGAAGAAGAAGCTAACGGATCAACCGCAGGATAGATCCCTTGCTCTGTTAAGCGACGTTCCAAGTTTGTCGTTGCGTCCAAATGAGCAAATGTTGTTGCTGGTGCGGGATCTGTATAGTCATCCGCTGGAACGTAAATTGCTTGAATTGACGTGATTGATCCATTATTTGTTGATGTAATACGCTCTTGAAGTTGTCCCATCTCAGTCGCAAGAGTCGGCTGGTAACCAACAGCAGAAGGCATTCTCCCTAGTAATGCAGAGATTTCCGAACCTGCCTGTGTGAAACGATAGATATTATCAATAAACAATAATACATCTTGTTTTTCTTGATCACGGAAATATTCAGCCATTGTTAGTCCTGTTAAAGCAACACGCATACGGGCACCTGGCGGCTCATTCATTTGACCAAAGACCATAGCAGTTCTTTTCCCTACTCCTGATTCCTGCATTTCATAATACAAGTCATTACCTTCACGTGTACGTTCTCCAACCCCTGTAAAGACAGAAATCCCTCCGTGTTGATCGGCAACATTATGGATCAATTCTTGAATTAAAACTGTTTTTCCGACTCCAGCTCCTCCAAAGAGACCAATTTTTCCACCTTTTAGATAAGGAGCTAATAGGTCAATTACTTTAATCCCGGTTTCTAGAATTTCGTAATTACTACTCAACTCATCATATTTTGGCGCTTTTTTATGGATCGATTCACGAGGATAGTCTTTCGGAAAATCTTCTTTCAAGTCAAGCGTTTGTCCTAAGACATTAAAAACTCTTCCCAAAGTTTCTTTTCCAACAGGAACTTGAATGGGGTTGTCTGTATCGATAACCTCTAACCCACGTTGTAATCCATCAGTAGATTGCATCGAGATTGTTCGGACAACTCCTTCACCAAGCTGTATGACAACTTCTAACGTGATTGTTTCCTTTGTTCCATCTAATTTTTCCTTTTCAACTAATAAAGCATTGTTGATATCTGGTTGTTCTTTGTCTAGAGGGAAAGCAACGTCCACCACAGGGCCAATAACTTGAACAATATGTCCTTTTCTCATTTATTCATGCATCCCCTTTTTTATTTCTCTTCAAGTGCTTGCGCTCCGCCTACTATTTCGTTTATTTCTTGTGTAATAGCGGTTTGGCGTAACTGATTATACTGCATAGTTAAATCATCAATTAAATCTTTCGCATTATCAGTTGCACTTTTCATAGCGGTCATACGTGATGCATGCTCTGCAGCTTTTGCATCAATAATCGCGCCGTATATTAAACTTTCCGCATATTGCGGTAACAGTACTTTTAATATATCATCTTCGGTCGGCTCGAACAGATAGTCTACTTCATACTCCTCTGCTTCATATGGATCTAAGTCTTCTAATGGCAACATCATCTCAACGTGAAATTGTGAAGTTAATGCATTCATATGATGGTTATAACACACATATAGTTCATCAAAAACTCCATCATGATAATATTTTACAGTTTGAGATACTACTTGTCTGACTTCCTCAAAAGATGGCTGATCACTTAAATCACTTACCACATACTCAACATGAATATTACTCTTCCTTAAGTCATTTGCGAGCGTCTCACCAATAGAAATAATAATATATTCATCCTCTGACTCATGGTCTTGTTGGATCATTTCTCTAGTGGATTTTAATATTGAACTGTTATAACTACCAGCAAGTCCTTTATCAGAAGAAATGATTAAATAGCCCGTTCTTTTTACAGGCCGTTTAATGAGCAAGTCGTTAAAATCAATTGCATTTTGCTCATTAGCTACTGCGTGTCCATGCTCTTCTAAAAACAGTAACTGTGATCCAGCAATATGAGTAACAATTTCTCTAATTTTCTTTGCATACAGTTGATAATTCTTCACCTGTTGCTCTACTCTTTGCAACTTGGAAGCAGAAACCATCTGCATGGCACTCGTAATCTGACTTGTTTTCTTCGTTGATGCAATTCTTTTTTTGATATCAATTAAAGAAGAAGCCATCTTCTCACCTCACTTTAGAAAACAATGGCATTTTTTAAACTATTCGAAATCGTTAACTATGTGGAACAAAGATTTCCACAAATCCTTTTATTACTTTTGAAAGTTCTTCTGGGTCCGGTAAATCTTTGGTTTCAACGATGTGTTGCATAATTTCCGGATAGGAAATAGTTAAATAGTTTATTAATTCTTTTTCAAATCGTTTTAAATCTTGAACAGGAACTGTGTCTAAAAAGCCATAAGAAAGCGCAAATAGCATAACTACTTGTTTTTCTACATCAAGCGGTCTATGCAAGTCTTGCTTCAATACTTCTACTGTACGATTTCCTCGATTCAATCTCTGTTGAGTAGCAACATCTAAGTCCGAACCAAATTGAGTAAAAGCTTCCAGCTCTCGGTAAGAAGCTAAGTCTAAACGAAGAGTACCACTTACTTTTTTCATTGCTTTAATTTGAGCAGCCCCTCCGACACGAGATACAGATAACCCTGCTGAAATCGCCGGCCGGATACCGCCGAAGAATAAATCACTCTCCAAGAATATTTGCCCATCCGTAATTGAAATAACATTTGTCGGAATGTAAGCAGATATATCTCCTGCTTGCGTTTCAACAATCGGCAAGGAAGTAATGGATCCTCCGCCTAGTTCACCTTTTAGTTTAGCTGATCGTTCTAGCAGGCGGGAATGTAAATAGAACACATCCCCTGGATAGGCTTCACGTCCAGGTGGTCTTTTTAACAACAAGGACATTTCTCGATAAGCAGCAGCTTGTTTTGATAAATCATCATAAACAATCAAAACGTGTTTTCCTTGGTGCATAAATTCTTCTGCCATCGCTGTCGCAGCGTACGGTGCAATGTAAAGCATCGGTGCTGGCTGCGAAGCACTCGCTGAAACGATGATTGTGTAGTCCATCGCGCGGTGCTCTCTTAACATTTCTGTCAAATTACGAACAGATGATTCTTTCTGTCCAATCGCTACATATATACAAATAACATCTTTTCCTCTTTGATTAAGAATCGCGTCGATTGCAATTGTTGTTTTACCAGTTCTTCGGTCTCCGATAATTAATTCCCGTTGACCTCTACCGATTGGTACTAACGCATCGATCGCTTTTAATCCTGTTTGTAACGGCTCCGTTACAGATTGGCGGTCCATAACACTGGGAGCTTCATTCTCAACAGGTCTTTTCTTTGTCGTCATAACAGAACCTTGACCATCAATAGGTTCTCCTAAAGCATCCACTACTCTACCGATTAGTGCTTCTCCAACAGGAACTTCCATAATGCGCCCTGTTCTTTTTACAATATCTCCTTCATGGATATTCTCAAATTCTCCAAAAATGATGATTCCCACATCTTCTTTTTCCAGACTTTGAGCCATTCCAATTGAGCCATTTGAAAAAAGTAGAAGTTCTCCACTCATGACATTTTTCAGTCCAGTAGCTCTTGCAATTCCATCACCGACATATGTCAGTTTTCCAATTTCTTCCATTTCTGGAACAGATTGAAAAGAGCTGATTCTTTCCTTTATCAAAGAATGTAAATTATCTTTATCTATCGCCACATTCTTCACCTCTTCAATCTCATTGGTCTTCTAATAAGTATTTTCTCATTTCAGTAATTTTCGTTTGAAGTGTGTTATCAAACGAATAATTATCTGATTCTAGTTTAACTCCACCTAAAACTGATTCATCAACTACTTCTTTAACATAAAGATGATGATTCTCTACTTTTTTTCGGAAAGCTTTGATAATCCGATCTTTTTGCTTTTGTTTTAAGGCTACTGCTGAAGTTATTGTCACATTAACTGGTTCTCGATCTTCCTTGTGAAGTTCATTGAATTGGTTAATGGCGTCAATGTAACTTGCAGTATCGATATTCGACAAAAACTCAAGTGTTCTTTCAGATAGAAATTGGACAGCTATTCGTAGTTTATTTTCTACAACAGCGGTATTACCTTCTTCATCCATAACTTCTAAAAGGTTATCTTTCAGCTGATTTAACTCATAATATATTTTCTCAGCAATTTCAGAACTTTCCAAACTATTATAGAAGGTTGTTACAAATAGACGTAGGGAGGAGCTTTTTATATTTTCTCTCTCCATATTAATCATCCAGCCCTTTAATAAATTCCTCAATTAAGCGGTCTTGGTCTTCTGCATTCAATTCCTTGCCAATAATACTTTCAGCAATGCTAATAGACATTTCACTAATTTCTGAACGTAATTTTGCAAAAGCTTTTTTTCGTTCTAAATCCACTTCTTTTTCTGCTTGTTTTCGTATTCTTCGAGCGTCTTCTTTTGCTTCATTTACGATTGATTTTTGCAATTC
Coding sequences:
- the murA gene encoding UDP-N-acetylglucosamine 1-carboxyvinyltransferase, with the translated sequence MEKMIVRGGNRLVGTVKVDGAKNAVLPIVAATILASKGKTILKNVPVLSDVYTINNVLRNINIDVDFNETERTIELDATGDVSWEAPFEYVSKMRASIVVMGPLLARLGKAKVALPGGCAIGTRPIDLHLKGFEAMGAKIKIENGFVEAYAEKLHGARIYLDFPSVGATQNLMMGAVFAEGTTTLENAAREPEIVDLANFLNRMGARVYGAGTETIRIEGVKELEAVTHSIIPDRIEAGTFMVAAAVTNGDVFIEDAIAEHNKPLVSKLKEMGVIIKEKENGVQVIGPKHLKSTDVKTMPHPGFPTDMQAQMTIAQLVSQGTSTMTETVFENRFMHLEELRRMNANFKIEGQTVLLYGNSEFQGAEVAASDLRAAAALIIAGLVSNGYTRVTNLNHLDRGYYEFDLKLRKLGAEIERVSEKEGNTLSVKELDALFLTK
- a CDS encoding DNA-directed RNA polymerase subunit beta gives rise to the protein MKFDFKPIFKSIFIILLFIVAAVALFAVGLMIGYGVLGDGEAMQVFERETWEHILEFIR
- a CDS encoding F0F1 ATP synthase subunit delta — its product is MERENIKSSSLRLFVTTFYNSLESSEIAEKIYYELNQLKDNLLEVMDEEGNTAVVENKLRIAVQFLSERTLEFLSNIDTASYIDAINQFNELHKEDREPVNVTITSAVALKQKQKDRIIKAFRKKVENHHLYVKEVVDESVLGGVKLESDNYSFDNTLQTKITEMRKYLLEDQ
- a CDS encoding DUF1146 family protein: MNGLFMFGLLKLISHMLFIFLSFWALKAVRIEKWIRKNHIPEARILYVFLSIALGYLVSSFFLDFLEVSRNLSLLITN
- a CDS encoding F0F1 ATP synthase subunit epsilon gives rise to the protein MAVLNVNVITPEGIIFQHHAKEVHAESTDGGITIMPNHTPIIVPLIIGELTVTRMTEDLQQNHIAVNGGIMEVRDNEINIIANTAERAKDIDIDRAENAKREAEQKMLEARNAKNNMEFQRAKVSLTKALNRIGVSRKRL
- the mreB gene encoding rod shape-determining protein, with protein sequence MAKDIGIDLGTANVLVHVKGKGIVLNEPSVVAIDTATNRVLAVGAEAYRMVGRTPSNIRVIRPLKGGVIADFDITEAMLTHFINRLNVKGLLTKPNILICCPTNITTIEQKAIIEAAEKSGGKNVYLEEEPKVAAVGAGLDIFQPNGNMVIDIGGGTSDIAVLSLGGIVTSSSIKTAGDKLDSDIMNYVKREHNLLIGERTGEQIKKTIGTALIPEKIENMEIRGRDMITGLPRTISITSEEVYYAMHDTLMLIVEQAKEVLEITPPELGADIINTGIVLTGGGALIRGIEQLFSDELGVPVFASPESLDSVALGTGILLENIGKKKRDKQAEPSWFRRLLQRN
- a CDS encoding F0F1 ATP synthase subunit gamma — translated: MASSLIDIKKRIASTKKTSQITSAMQMVSASKLQRVEQQVKNYQLYAKKIREIVTHIAGSQLLFLEEHGHAVANEQNAIDFNDLLIKRPVKRTGYLIISSDKGLAGSYNSSILKSTREMIQQDHESEDEYIIISIGETLANDLRKSNIHVEYVVSDLSDQPSFEEVRQVVSQTVKYYHDGVFDELYVCYNHHMNALTSQFHVEMMLPLEDLDPYEAEEYEVDYLFEPTEDDILKVLLPQYAESLIYGAIIDAKAAEHASRMTAMKSATDNAKDLIDDLTMQYNQLRQTAITQEINEIVGGAQALEEK
- the atpA gene encoding F0F1 ATP synthase subunit alpha, which gives rise to MAIDKDNLHSLIKERISSFQSVPEMEEIGKLTYVGDGIARATGLKNVMSGELLLFSNGSIGMAQSLEKEDVGIIIFGEFENIHEGDIVKRTGRIMEVPVGEALIGRVVDALGEPIDGQGSVMTTKKRPVENEAPSVMDRQSVTEPLQTGLKAIDALVPIGRGQRELIIGDRRTGKTTIAIDAILNQRGKDVICIYVAIGQKESSVRNLTEMLREHRAMDYTIIVSASASQPAPMLYIAPYAATAMAEEFMHQGKHVLIVYDDLSKQAAAYREMSLLLKRPPGREAYPGDVFYLHSRLLERSAKLKGELGGGSITSLPIVETQAGDISAYIPTNVISITDGQIFLESDLFFGGIRPAISAGLSVSRVGGAAQIKAMKKVSGTLRLDLASYRELEAFTQFGSDLDVATQQRLNRGNRTVEVLKQDLHRPLDVEKQVVMLFALSYGFLDTVPVQDLKRFEKELINYLTISYPEIMQHIVETKDLPDPEELSKVIKGFVEIFVPHS
- the atpD gene encoding F0F1 ATP synthase subunit beta, translating into MRKGHIVQVIGPVVDVAFPLDKEQPDINNALLVEKEKLDGTKETITLEVVIQLGEGVVRTISMQSTDGLQRGLEVIDTDNPIQVPVGKETLGRVFNVLGQTLDLKEDFPKDYPRESIHKKAPKYDELSSNYEILETGIKVIDLLAPYLKGGKIGLFGGAGVGKTVLIQELIHNVADQHGGISVFTGVGERTREGNDLYYEMQESGVGKRTAMVFGQMNEPPGARMRVALTGLTMAEYFRDQEKQDVLLFIDNIYRFTQAGSEISALLGRMPSAVGYQPTLATEMGQLQERITSTNNGSITSIQAIYVPADDYTDPAPATTFAHLDATTNLERRLTEQGIYPAVDPLASSSSALSPEIVGEEHYEVATQVQQILQRYRELQDIIAILGMDELSDSEKTLVGRARRIQFFLSQNFHVAEAFTGIPGSFVSIKETISGFKGIINGQYDKVPEEAFRNVGSIEAVLEKAESLGYKGV